The Lactobacillus sp. ESL0680 DNA segment CCAAGCTCTGCAATTTTTGTGCTAAAAATTCGGCAACTTCCTTAGTTCTTGTTCCAACCGAATCACTTTCGTCTCTAAAATAATCACGCATCGCCTTTTTCCAACTTTGCGAAGAAACACGTGCTCGCGTAACACCACCGTACATCGCCGTCTTAGGTGCACCCGTATCATCACGGTTAATATTAGAAGCCGGCACTGTTTGTAAAACATTCAAGTCAAGATATAAATTTTTGTTAGTCATTTTAATTATTCTCCTTCAATTTCTTTATTCGAGTTAGCTACTTTAAAATATTGTTCGCCCCATGACAAGCGAACTTTGCCAGCAGAATGATAATTTTTTTGAAAATCATATAAATCCTGAGCTAATAAAGGATAATCAATCTTTGATGTTTGATTACTGGCCTTTAGGATTTCTACTAAATGCGTTAACGAATTAATCACACTATTAATATTATTTGTGGCTAATAACGGTTGGATGCGTCGAGCCAAAGCCACTTTAACATCTTCATCCGCTCTTAATTTGGCAAGCGCGGAAAACAAGCTTACACCATCAGCTTTTTTAATCTTATTTTCTGCAGAATCACCATAAACTGATTCATCCCTGCCTTGCTGATGAATCGCATAAAAACGTACCGCAGCAAAAACCGCAATTTCACCACTAGTTGGCTCACCATTTTTACTCAAAAATTGTTCTGGTAAATGTTTCATTAATAATGGCAAAACATTCTGTGCCCGTTGACTTGTAATCGTTGCAGCACTTCGCAAACTTGCTAAAGCAGCTCTGTCCAAATTACCATCATCATAAAGTTCGTCGATTATTTTAGCTGTTACTTTTCTTATTGCATAATCATATTCCATGTAAGTCATCACTCCTTTTTGAACATTGTATTAACCCGATATCTAAAGTAATCGTTAATCGTAAAGATATTTCTCAGACCCTTATCGGTAAAAATTCCTTTTTGATCGCGTGATGAACTGGTATCCATAACCTTCTGGGCTTCAATAAAAGCATGCTTTCTGAGCTGTTTCTCCCAAAGAAGAAGCTTTTCCCCATGCTCATCTTGATTAGTTAATCCTGCAAGCCAATCTTTAAACGGCTGATTTAACCCATAATAGAACTTGGAACTTAAGCGATTAGCAAACTCCTTAAGTGAATTATCCTTAAATCCGCGAATTTCACCAACATCCCGAGCAAACTGCCAAAAGTATGTGCCAACTATCTGGGTCTCTTTAATCATTGCTTCAATTTGTGCTGGCCAACAATTTTCACTATCTTCATCAAAAAGAACATCGGCATTAATACTCATATCATCAACAACTTCAGCGACTGGTGACTGCGATGTCGCATTACCATCATCAATTAAGTCCACTGATGCCAGTGTCAATAATTTATCACGTGGAATTGCTGTCTGCCCTTTAAGTAAACGAAGCCAAACAACAACTCCTGGCTCACTGTTATTATGAGCCTTGTTAGCATTAACGTAATTACCAAAGTTGCGCCACATTGCCTTACCTAATGACTGCAATCCTCTGACTGCTGGCCGATAAGCCGCTGTCTTTTTATCATATTTCCAGACAGTCATTGGTTCAATCATTGCGTTATCACTGACGATTTTTGGTAATCCTGCACTAAAGATGGTTGGAACGCCATCCTCATTCCATTCGATATGCAAAATTCGTGACCAACTTGTATACAATTCTGCAATGTTATTTGGTAAAAGATTTTTCTTGCGTTCAGCAATATACTCTTTTGCACTTGAATATTCCCAGACCGGTCTTTGAGGTGCCGGTTCTTCTTGACCAAATAAGACTAGGTTTAACATTAAAGTTTCAAAGAGCGTCTTACCTTGAGCAAAAACCGGATTTAACTTATACAGCCAACCAGGTGAAACTGAAAATTTATCATCAGCCTTAATCTTGGTTTTATCAGTTACACCCGTAAAATTCTGGTACGTAATCAGCCATCTAACCAATTCATCAACTGCAATTTGGTTTTTACTTTCACCAGCTTTTGGTGCAAAAAGTGCAGGTGTATTGTTACTTTCAGAAATCCGGCGATTAATTTGCTTAACTGCTACTGTTCCTGTACCTTTAGCGACTACCTTATTGGCTGGCACCAATTCGTCATATTCAGCTTTGGTCACTTGATAAAAAGGATGTTCGCCAAAGAAAGCAAATTTATCAGAGTAATGCTCTAAATACTTAATGACAATATCTGTAAATTGACCTTTTTGGTATAACTTTTGCCAAGTTTTTACTACTGTCTGTTTAATACGACTCTTAGGATAAAATTTAATTATCGTAGCATCTGACAAAAATTTCTCGGTACCATTTTCTAGCCATTCATAAGGTTGGCCATCTGCATCAAAACGCGAATACACCGTTGTTAAAATTGCTAATAACAGTCGCATAACTGCCAAATCTTGTGCTCGCATTTCACCAGCTAATTGCCGGTAATTTTGGGCATTTTTAAATAATTCAATTAAAGACACTTTTTGCTCTCGACCGGTTTGTTGATCGATTACTTTAAGCCAAGAATCTGTAACTAGATTAAAGTTTTTTTCAATCATCATCATCATCCTTTGTATAACTTAAACCAAACTGCTCAGAATACTGCAATGTCCACTTACCAAGAGTAGTTGTTAAATTCTCATCTAATGGCAAGGCTAAGGCACCCTTAAGCCAAACACTATTTTGCCAATCGTCACAGTATTTATCAGTAAGTTCTTCTAAGCGTTTAATTACCGCTTCAATTTCATTAGCATACTGGGTAATTGCAGTTGGCAACTTAATTACTTGCTCTGAAATATCATAGTCTGAAACCTGAGCCAAATTTTGACCATTAATTAAGAAATTACCCTTAGTTGTATGCTTAACTAAGATAACTTCAATTGTTTCCTGAATATCACGGACAGACGCACTAGCCTTTTGTTCATCCTTATCCACATCTAATTGGTCATAATTCAACCAGCCATGAATTGATTCTTCAGGATCAGGATCATCAATTTGAAAATCACCGGCTTTTTGTTCCTCTTTTTCAATATAAAGGTTAAATTCTTTTTTTGCTTTTTCAATTCCATTAATTTCAAAATCAGTTTTAGAATTATAAACTTGTTGGACAAGATTAGAAATATCATCTGGTAAAGTAATCTGCTCTGGCAAAAAGTGATCCGTCTTCATCAATAAATATTTGTGATAAATGCTTTCATTAGCTGGACCATAATCACCAAAATCATTAATCCCCATTACATAGAGTTGTGGCTGCTCCAAATTCTTAGGTCTAACTATTTCATGTCGATGTAGCCGGCCTGCACGCTGCAAAATCAAATCAATTGGTGCAATATCCGTATAAAGGACATCAAAATCAATATCCAAAGATTGTTCTAAAACTTGGGTACCAATTACAACCAATTTTTCTGGTCGCTTACTTTTTTTATCAATTTTACCAATCGCACCTTGCAATTTTGTTTCCTGCTTTGTTCGCTCTGGTGCCAAAAAAGCAGAATGTAAGACAATTAATTCGACATCTTCTTGCGCAACTAGTTTAGCCAATGATTGCGCGCGTTTAACCGTGTTAACAATGACACCTGCTACTCCCCCTGCTTTTATCTTGTCTAAAATAGCAGCTACTAATTCATCATCAGGCAAATTAATTCTGCTAACTTGCAGCTTTTGTGTTTTCTGGTCGCTTTGACCGGGAAATTCTGAAATTTGTTTTAATTGACAGCCATCAAGAATACTTACTAATGGATATGCTTGATTGTTTTCCCAATCAGCTGGTGCCTTAAATTTTAAAGCAAATTGCCAGCCATACTTACCAATTAAATATGATTGTATCAATAACTTTCTTTTTTCTGTTGGTAATGTTGCTGAGAGAATAACAATCGGAACATGATA contains these protein-coding regions:
- the casB gene encoding type I-E CRISPR-associated protein Cse2/CasB; the protein is MEYDYAIRKVTAKIIDELYDDGNLDRAALASLRSAATITSQRAQNVLPLLMKHLPEQFLSKNGEPTSGEIAVFAAVRFYAIHQQGRDESVYGDSAENKIKKADGVSLFSALAKLRADEDVKVALARRIQPLLATNNINSVINSLTHLVEILKASNQTSKIDYPLLAQDLYDFQKNYHSAGKVRLSWGEQYFKVANSNKEIEGE
- a CDS encoding type I-E CRISPR-associated protein Cse1/CasA; the encoded protein is MIEKNFNLVTDSWLKVIDQQTGREQKVSLIELFKNAQNYRQLAGEMRAQDLAVMRLLLAILTTVYSRFDADGQPYEWLENGTEKFLSDATIIKFYPKSRIKQTVVKTWQKLYQKGQFTDIVIKYLEHYSDKFAFFGEHPFYQVTKAEYDELVPANKVVAKGTGTVAVKQINRRISESNNTPALFAPKAGESKNQIAVDELVRWLITYQNFTGVTDKTKIKADDKFSVSPGWLYKLNPVFAQGKTLFETLMLNLVLFGQEEPAPQRPVWEYSSAKEYIAERKKNLLPNNIAELYTSWSRILHIEWNEDGVPTIFSAGLPKIVSDNAMIEPMTVWKYDKKTAAYRPAVRGLQSLGKAMWRNFGNYVNANKAHNNSEPGVVVWLRLLKGQTAIPRDKLLTLASVDLIDDGNATSQSPVAEVVDDMSINADVLFDEDSENCWPAQIEAMIKETQIVGTYFWQFARDVGEIRGFKDNSLKEFANRLSSKFYYGLNQPFKDWLAGLTNQDEHGEKLLLWEKQLRKHAFIEAQKVMDTSSSRDQKGIFTDKGLRNIFTINDYFRYRVNTMFKKE